The Pseudomonas asiatica sequence AGATCAGCCTCTCCCAATGAAACAACGCGTCCAGCCACGCACACTGTTCGTTTGCCTGAGCCTGTTGTGCCTGTTGGCGGTGTGGTTGTCTTTGGCCCTGGGGCCGGTCAGCCTGCCGCTGTTCGATACCCTGCGTGCCGGCTTGCGCCTGCTGGGGTTGCCCATTGCCGCTGACGGCCTGCAGCAGGCCGAGATGATCCTCGGCCAGATCCGCCTGCCGCGCACCTTGCTGGGGTTGGCGGTGGGCGCGGTGCTGGCGCTGTCTGGTGTGGCCATGCAGGGGCTGTTCCGTAACCCGCTGGCCGACCCCGGGCTGGTAGGGGTTGCCGCCGGAGCAGCGGTGGGCGCGGCGGTGGCCATCGTTGGCGGCAGTTGGCTGGGCGGCATGCCGGATGTGCTTGCCCCTTACCTGTTGTCGGTGTGCGCTTTCATCGGCGGGCTGGGCGTGACTGCGCTGGTTTATCGTCTGGGGCGACGCGACGGCCAGACCAACGTCGCCACGATGCTGCTGGCCGGTGTGGCCATGACCGCGCTGGGCGGTGCTGCCGTGGGGCTGTTCTCCTACCTGGCCGACGACGCCACGCTGCGCACGCTGACCTTCTGGAACCTGGGCAGCCTCAATGGTGCTAGTTACCAGCGGCTGTGGCCTTTGCTGCTGGTGGCTGCGGGCGTGGCAGTGTGGCTGCCACGTCGGGCCAAGGCGTTGAATGCCATGCTGCTTGGTGAATCGGAGGCGCGTCACCTGGGCATTGACGTGGAGCGGCTCAAGCGCGAGCTGGTGTTCTGCACGGCGCTCGGCGTGGGTGCGGCGGTGGCGGCAGCAGGGCTGATCGGTTTCATCGGCCTGGTGGTGCCGCACCTGGTGCGCCTGCTGGCCGGGCCTGATCACCGTGTGGTGCTGCCAGCTTCCTTGTTGGCTGGCGGTGTGCTGATGCTGTTCGCCGATTTGGCGGCGCGGCTGCTGCTGGCGCCTGCCGAGCTGCCGATCGGCATCGTCACGGCCTTTATCGGCGCACCGTTCTTCCTGTTCCTGCTGATACGAGGGCGCAGTTGATGTTGCAAGCCGAGGGGCTGTACTTGCGGCGGGGCAGCAACGAAGTGCTGCATGACATTCATCTGCAGCTGAGCCAGGGGCAGGTGGTGGGCGTGCTCGGCCCCAACGGTGCCGGCAAGAGCAGCCTGCTAGGAGTACTGTGTGGTGAGCTGGCGCCCGATCACGGGCGGGTGACGCTACAGGGCAGGCCACTGGCGGACTGGGCAGGGCAGGAGCGGGCCAGGCGTCTGGCGGTGTTGCCGCAGGTGTCCAGCCTGGGGTTCTC is a genomic window containing:
- a CDS encoding FecCD family ABC transporter permease; translated protein: MLAVWLSLALGPVSLPLFDTLRAGLRLLGLPIAADGLQQAEMILGQIRLPRTLLGLAVGAVLALSGVAMQGLFRNPLADPGLVGVAAGAAVGAAVAIVGGSWLGGMPDVLAPYLLSVCAFIGGLGVTALVYRLGRRDGQTNVATMLLAGVAMTALGGAAVGLFSYLADDATLRTLTFWNLGSLNGASYQRLWPLLLVAAGVAVWLPRRAKALNAMLLGESEARHLGIDVERLKRELVFCTALGVGAAVAAAGLIGFIGLVVPHLVRLLAGPDHRVVLPASLLAGGVLMLFADLAARLLLAPAELPIGIVTAFIGAPFFLFLLIRGRS